From the genome of Neomonachus schauinslandi chromosome 5, ASM220157v2, whole genome shotgun sequence, one region includes:
- the LOC110578153 gene encoding 60S ribosomal protein L39-like produces the protein MSSHKTFRIKRFLAKKQKQNHPIPQWIRMKTGNKIRYNSKRRHWRRTKLGL, from the coding sequence ATGTCTTCTCACAAGACTTTCAGAATCAAGCGATTcctggccaagaaacaaaagcagaatcatCCCATTCCCCAGTGGATTCGGATGAAAACCGGTAATAAGATCAGGTACAACTCCAAGAGGAGGCACTGGAGAAGAACCAAGCTGGGTCTATAA